Below is a window of Planctomycetes bacterium MalM25 DNA.
CGCCGATTGGAGTGACTCTCGGCACGGCATTTACCCGCATCACACGATGCATGTGGAGCCCTATTGGGAGGGCGAGGCTCCCGCGGAGCCGGAAGCGGGTACCCGGGACCGGCTCCGCAGGAGCGTCGCCCTCCACAGGTTCCTTATCCTTCGCTCGGACCTTGAGGCCAGCAAGGGCTCGATTTAGGCCCATGCTCTCTTGCTAGGGGGACCAAATCGGCGTCGGAGACACCTCCTACAGGGAGGAACGTCCCGATGAACGCCCCGCGGACGATTTGACCGATTTTTACCCGCCGGCCCGCATCCGAGCCCCGCGGACGGGCGAAACCGTGTTTGAGCGCTCAACTCAAACCACCCGTTTCGCCTCGAAAAATCGAGTCCATCATGCTCCGTTTCGCTCTCGGCTTCGCCCTCGCCGCTTTGACCGCTCCCGCTTTCGCCGGCGAGTGCCCGCACTCTAAGCAGGCCAGCCATCACAACTCGCACACGCACCACGTCGCCAAGCAGGTGACCCCCGCCGCGCCGCACCAGACGACCGGCGCCGACTTGGTCGACACGGCGGTCGCCGCCGGACAGTTCAAGACGCTCGTCGCCGCCGCGCAAGCGGCCGGCCTGGTCGACGCCCTCAAGGGCGAGGGCCCGCTGACCGTCTTCGCCCCGACCGACGAGGCCTTCGCGAAGATCCCCGCCGAAACGATCCAATCGCTGCTGCAGCCCGAGAACAAGGACCAGCTGGTCAAGATCCTGACCTACCACGTCGTGCCGGGCCGCGTGCTGGCGCAGGACGTGGTCAGCCTCCGCAGCGCGAAGACGCTCCAGGGGGGCGAGGTCGCGATCGGGGTCGCGGGCGGACGCGTCTTCGTGAACAACGCCCAGGTGCTCAAGACCGACATCGAGACCACCAACGGCGTGATCCACGTGATCGACACCGTCATCATGCCCGCCGAGTGATCGCCGGGGCCTTCACAGATGACCCGGATCAGCTACGGTAGAATGACGAGCCACCGAGGGCTTCGCTTAGGCGAGGCCCTCGGTCCTTTTGCTTTGCAGGCGGCCGAGAGGATCGGCCACGAACGCCCCCCCTCCCCTCTCCCCAAGACGATCAGCCACGTGAGCGAAGCGGTGCTGCCCAACGTCGCGGCGGGAGAGCCGGGCGCCGCCGAGCGGTGCCTCGACCGGTACGGGGGCCTCGTCTGGTCGCTGGCGAGGAAGTACTTCGCCCGCCGGGCCGACGCGGAGGACGCCGTTCAGGAGGCGTTCGTCTCCGTCTGGGAGAACGCGTCGAGGTTCGACGCGGCGGTCGCGAGCGAGACGACCTACGTCGCGATGATCGCCCGCCGGCGGATGATCGACCTGGTGCGGCGTTCCAACGCGGCCCGGCGTTCGATCTCTCAGGACGAATCGCGTGGCTCCGAGGCGCCCCCTGCGGTTGAAGAGCTGGCCGCCGCCGAACCCCGCCGCATCGAGGCGGGGGGCGTCGCGTTGCAGGGGATCGAAGTCGCCGAAGAAGCGGAGCGGGTCCGCCTCCACCTGCAGCGGCTTGGCGAAGACCAACAGAGAGTCCTCCGCTTGGCGTTGTGCGAGGGGCAGAGCCAGACGCAGATCGCCGAGCAGACCGGCCTGCCGCTGGGCACCGTGAAATCGCACGCCCGCCGCGGCTTGAAGCGACTCCGCGAGTTATTATCCGAAAGCCCAAACCAACCGCTCACCCCGAACCAGGAGGCCGAACGATGAACGCGACGCCTCCCAACGGGATGAGCCCCAGCGACGCCGACCGCCTCGACGACCTGCTCGCCGACCGCGCCCTCTTCGGGCTCGACGCGGCCGAAACAGCCGAGCTCGACCGCCTGCTTACCACCACCGGCGAAGACGACCGCTACGACCTGGCGGCCGCCACGGCCGCGGTCGCGCTCGCCGAGGAGGAGCCGCTGCCCGCTCCGCTCCGCGAGCGCGTGCTCGAAGCGGCCGCGGCCAACGACCTGCGACCCACGCGGTTCGAACCGAGCAAGCGCTCCGACTGGTCCACCCTGACCGTGCTGGCTCTGGCCGCGGCGCTGTTGGCGGCGCTCTACCTGGGGCAACCCGCCTCGGCGCCCTCGCTCGTCGCGCAACGAGCGAGCCTCATCGAGTCGGTCGAGGACCTCGTCCGAGTCGATTGGGGCCCGCAAACCGACGCCTCACTCGAAGAGGGTCTCGAGGGCGAGTCGGCGTACGGCGATGTCGTCTGGTCCGACACAACGCAAACCGGCTACATGCGGTTCCGCGGGCTCAAGGCGAACGACCCGCAAGTCGAGCAGTACCAGCTCTGGGTCTTCGACGCGGAGCGGGACGACAAGCACCCGGTCGACGGGGGCGTGTTCGACATCCCGGCCGGCGCCGACGAGGCGATCGTCGCGATCGACGCCAAGCTGCCGGTCAGCAAGGCGGTGCTCTTCGCCATCACGGTCGAGAGGCCCGGGGGCGTCGTGGTCTCCGACCGCTCGCGTCTGCCCCTGCTGGCGAAGCGATAAACTTCGCCCCGGACACTTGGCGGCGGGGGCCTCCTCGGGTGATTATGATGGGCGTCTTGTCCCGCACGCCCGTCTAGCACCTCCCGAGATCGCCCCGATGAAGCGACGCGAGTTCTTCGCCACCGCCGGCGCCGCCGCGGCCGTCACGTCCCTGAGCACCAGCGCCATGGCCCAAGCCGCCGCCACCGACCCCCCGCCGTACAAACTGCGTTACGCGCCGCATTTCGGCCTCTTCGATAACCTGGCGGGCAAAGATCAGGTCAAGCAGCTCGAGTTCGCCGCGTCGGTTGGCTTCCGCGATTGGGAGGACAACAAGATGCACACCCGCCCGGTCGAGGAGCAGCAGCTCCTGGCGGACGCGATGGAGCGGCTCGGCATCCGCATGGGCGTGTTCGTCGCCTACGGCATCGGCGCGTTCAACAAGGTCTCGTTCACCGGCAGCGACAAGAAGCTCCGCGACGAGGCGGTCGAGGACATCAAGAAGGCGGTCGACGTCGCCAAGCGGGTGAAGGCGAAGTGGATGACCGTCGTCCCCGGCGCCTACAACAACCGGATCGAAGAGGGCTACCAGACCGCCAAGACGATCGACTTGCTCCGCCGCTGCTCGGAGGTGCTCGAGCCGCACGATCTGGTCATGGTCCTCGAGCCGCTCAACTGGTGGAAGAACCACCCGGGGCTCTACCTCCGCGAAACCCACCAGGCGTACGAGGTCTGCCGGGGCGTCGACAGCCCGGCGTGCAAGATCCTCTTCGACATCTACCACCAGCAGATCCAAGAAGGGAACCTCATCCCCAACATCGACATGGCGTGGGACGAGATCGGCTACTTCCAGGCGGGCGACAACCCGGGCCGCAAGGAACCCGGCACGGGCGAGATCAACTACCGCAACGTCTTCAAGCACATCCACTCGAAGGGCTTCGAGGGGATCGTCGGGATGGAGCACGGCAAGAGCCTCGGCGGCGCCGAGGGCGACCGAGCCCTGATCGACGCGTACCGCGCGGTGGATGACTTTTGAGTGAGTGGTCCTTAGCCGGTGGCCGGTGGCCAGGGATTGCGATCCACGCCTGGTCGCTTGAGGAGGCCGACCCCGTACTGAGTGAGCGGCTCGGTTGGCTGAATGCGGACGAAGTCGCCCGCGCCGACGCCTTCACGCGCGACGAGCCGCGGCGGCACTTCATCCTCGCCCGGGGCGGGTTGCGCCGATTGCTGGCCGAACGGCTCGGGATCAGCCCGGTCGAGGTCGCCTTCGCGTACGGCCCGTCCGGTAAGCCATGCCTCGCTGGCGACGATCCGCCGCACTTCAACCTGGCCCATACGGGCGAGCTGGCGGTCGTGGCGATCGCCGATCGGCCCGTCGGGATCGACGCCGAGGTGATCCGCCCCCGGAAGAGCGCTAGCGACCTCGCCGCGCGCTGGTTCCACCCTGACGAGCAGCGGCGGATCGACTCCGCCGGCGACCCGCTCGCCGAGTTCTATCGCACCTGGGTCATGAAGGAGGCGGCGCTCAAGCTCGTCGGCGTGGGGGTGGGGGAGTCGCTCCCGAAGCTGCTCACCCCCGACGACCCGGCGGGGGGGGTCGCCACGGGACTCCCGCCGAACGAACTCGGGATCGCCGCGTGTTGCGTGGAACCGCTGGCGATCGGCCCGAATTACGCCGCGGCGCTCGCCTTCACCGAAGAGACTCGCTAGAGTCAATTGTGCTCAAGTACTTTTCCTAGGCGGTGGACCGCACTCCATGTCGATTCGACAACTGCTCCTCATCGCGATCCTCGGCGTCGGCGTTGGCGCCTCGGGCCAGACGTACCGCTACGAGGCGGAGACCGGCGTCATCACGTCGGCCAATTCGACCAACACGCGCGTTGCGTCATCCGTTCCCGGTTTCTCGGGCACGGGCTACGTCACCGGCTTTCCGAACCAAGACGCCGTGGTCGATCGCCTGACGGTCGGCGCCAGCCTGCCCGAGGGCTTGTACGACCTGGCGATCGGTTACCGTTCGCCCTTCGGGGGCAAAGGTTATGAGCTGGCGGTGGGCGGCCAGTCGGGGAGCGGCATGTTCCCGCTGAGCACCGCGTTCGACGAGATCACCGCCGGTCAGTACTACTTTGACGGCGATCCGTTCGACGTGACCATCAGCGAAGGCTGGGGGTACTACGACGTCGATTACTTCGAGTTCCGCAGCGCGGAGTTGCGTCTCCCCCTGCCGACGCCGACCACGCTCTCCACGCCCAACCCCTCGCCCAACTCGCAGTACCTGATGCGGTACCTGGCGAGCCAGTACGGCGAGAACACGCTGTTCGGTCACCAGCGAGAGAACGGCAACCCGGGAGCGATCCTCTCCCCCGGCGTGCTGAACCACACGGGCGGGATCATGCCGTCGGTGATCGGCGGCGACCTGATGCGCTACTCCCCCTCGCGCGTGGAGCGGGGCGACAGCGGCAACGGCGAGTCGGAACGGCTGATCGACTGGGCGCAACAGACCGGCGGCGCCGTCACGATGATGTGGCACTGGAACGCCCCCTCGGGGCTGATCGATCAACCGGGTCAGGAGTGGTGGCGTGGCTTCTACACCGACTCGACCACCTTCGACCTGGGCGCCGCGCTCGCGAACCCGGCGTCGAACGAGTACCAGCTGCTCATCCGCGACATCGATGTCATCAGCGGCGAGCTGCAGAAGTTCAAGCAGGCGGGCGTCCCCGTGCTCTGGCGGCCCTTGCACGAGGCTCAGGGCAACGACTCGGGCGCCTGGTTCTGGTGGGGCAACAGCGGACCCGAAGCGCTCAAGGAGCTGTGGGGACTCATGCACGACCGCATGACCAATCACCACGGCCTCGACAACCTGATCTGGGTCTCCACCACCCAGGTCGAGGCGACCGACTGGCAGGCGTGGTACCCGGGCGACGACCTGGTCGACGTCATCGGGGTCGATGTCTACAGCAACGCCGACGACAACATGAGCGCGCAGTGGACCGAGCTGCTCGACGAGTTCGACGGCGAAAAGATGATCGCCCTCACCGAGACCGGCTCGCTCCCCCCCGAGGACGTGCTCGAACGGTACGGCGTCGCTTTCAGCTACATGCTCCCGTGGAGCGAGGGCTTCCTGACCGACGACCAGACCCCCGCCGAGGTGCAGGGCATCGTCGGCGACACGGACGTGATCGACCTGAGCGAGCTGCCCACCACCCCGTGGCGGGTGATCGACTCACCACTCAGCGGCGACTTCGACGGCGACGGCGATGTCGACCCCGACGACCTGGCCGTGTGGCGTGACCACTACGGCCTGCAAACCTCAACGCCCGCCGACGCCAACAACGACGGCCGTGTCGACGCGGCCGACTACACCGTGTGGCGCGACGCCTACGCCCAAACGTCCGTCGCCGTGCCCGAGCCGAGCGCGTGGTTGCTCGCGTTGATCGGCCTCAGCCGGCTCACTCGCCGGGGGCGTTGAGCGGCTCGATCCGCACGAAGTACGGCCCACGCTCGCGCCCCGTCTTGGCGTCGCGCAGCCGCGCCTTGAAATCGACCTTGCCGGCGGGCAGCGAGTACTCGACCCGCGCGGTGGTGGCTTCCGCCCCTAGCGAGGCGACGAACTCGACGCCGTCGATCTCCAGGGTCACCCGATCGGCCCCCATCGCTCGCGGCGCCTCGAACGGGTAGCGCGACAGCTCGATCGCGTAGAGCCCCGCTTGCTTCACCTCGAGCGGCCAGTAGCCGTTGATAAACAGGTCGTCGCGGCCGAGCTGATCGGTCTCCCAGATCACCCCGCCCCGCGTCGGCCGCCAATCCCGAGCGGTGAACTCCAGCCGAGGCGACTCGGGAACGCCGACTTGGAAGCGAGCGTCGTCCTCGACCTCGGCGTACACGTCGGCGAAGTAATCGCGATAGCTCGCGTGCAACTGCTGAACGACCTCGGGGTGGTCCTGCGACATGTCGGTCGTCTGACCCGGATCGGCCCGGTGATCGTACAGCTCCCCGTTGGCCATCCGCCAACGCTCGGTGAGCACACCGTAGTGCGGGTAGCCCTTCTTGGGATCGTGGCCGATGCCCAACCTCGGATGCACCGCTTGCCGTTCGACGACGAGCGTGCGGTCGGGCCAACCGATCGACTCACCGGTTAGCAGCAGAGGGGCGAGGCTGATGCCATCGAACTGCCCCCCTTTGGTGTTGGGCAAACCGCACAGCTCAACCAAAGTGGGCGCCCAATCGCGGTGCGACGTGAGCCGTTCAACCGAAGTCCCCGCGCGCAGCTTGGCGGGCCAGCGGGCGAAGCAGGCGACGCGGTGCCCCCCCTCGTAGACCGTCCCCTTGTCGCCCCGCATGCCGGCGTTGAACGCCCCTTCGGAGCCCGAGTTGGCCGCGGTGCCGTTGTCGCCCATGAAAATGACGAGCGTCTCGTCCGCGACGCCCCGCTCGTCGAGCGAGCCTAGCAACTTGCCGAGGTTCTCGTCGAAGTTCTCGATCATCCCGTAGAACTTGGCCCGCTTCTCCGGCAGGCCCGCTTCGCGGAAGCGATCCGCGTACTTGTCGGCAACGCTGAACGGCGAGTGCATCGCGTTGGTCGGCAGGTAGACGAAGAAGGGCTTCTCTTGGGCGTTCTTTGCCTGCTCACGGATAAACCGGATCGCCTCGCCGACGAACACGTCGGTGCAGTACCCCTCGAACCGCTCGGCGACGCCGTTGCGGTAGTAGGCGTCGTCGAAGTAGTCGTTGCCGACCGGGTTGCCGATTTCATCGACGCCCCCCGCGCGGCAGCAGACGACCTCGTCGAACCCGCGGCTCCCCGGATCGTACGGCCACGAGTCGCCCAGGTGCCACTTGCCGAACATCCCCGTTCGGTAGCCCCCCTCGCGGAAGAGGTCGGCGAGCGTCGTCTCGCCCGCCTTCAGGAGCTGCCGCCCGTGCGTCACCGCCCACGCGCCGACGCGCCCGCAGTAACGCCCCGTCAGCAGCGCCGCGCGGGTCGGCGTGCAGACCGGATCGACGTGGTAGTCCTCCAGACGCACGCTCTGGTCGCGCAAGCGGTCGAGGTTCGGCGTCCGCAGCCACGGATTGCCGTGGCAGGCGAGGTCGCCGTAGCCCTGGTCGTCGGTGACGATCAGCAGGACGTTCGGCGCGGCGTCGGACGCCGAGACCATCAGCGAGATTGCGAGGAGTAGCGAGCCAAAGAAATGCTTGGGCATGTCACACGGGGAGTAGGGCGCTGGGGGCAGTGGCCGAGCCACGGTTGGCCCCCACTATAAGTGCCCGGCCGCTCACCGGCGATCAGCCGAGCCACTCCGCCATCGCCGCCGCCCCCTCGCCCCGCATCATCGTGAAGTGATCGCCGGGGATCGCGTGCTCCGTGAGCAGGTCGCCGTACCGCTCACGCCAGTGGGCGACGTTGTGATCCGGCAGCACGGTGACGCCGTCGAGACCGCCCGCGGTCTGCGGGCTGAAGAAAGTGACCGGCGCCGCGAGGTCGCCCGCCGTGTAACCCTGCGTGGCGACCACGAGCGCTTCGCCCACGGCGACGAGCCGCTCGACGTACGCGTCGTCGACCGCCCCGGCGGCGAGGCCCGAACGGACCAGGCTGTCGCGCACCGCCGCCAGTCGCCGGGCCTCGGGCAACCCGGCCAGGTGCTCGTGCGAAAGCTCAAGGTCCTCAAGGCCAGAGAAGCGAGCGATGAAATGAGCCACGCCGTGCAGGAAGACCGCGTGGTCTTTCGTGTCGACGCCTTCGTAAACGCTCGGCGGGGGCGTGTCGAGCAGCGCGACGCGTCCCACCTCGGCGCCCTCCGCTTCGAGCCGCTGGGCGACCGCCAGGGCGGTGACGCCGCCGGTCGACCAACCG
It encodes the following:
- the manA_2 gene encoding Mannan endo-1,4-beta-mannosidase, producing the protein MSIRQLLLIAILGVGVGASGQTYRYEAETGVITSANSTNTRVASSVPGFSGTGYVTGFPNQDAVVDRLTVGASLPEGLYDLAIGYRSPFGGKGYELAVGGQSGSGMFPLSTAFDEITAGQYYFDGDPFDVTISEGWGYYDVDYFEFRSAELRLPLPTPTTLSTPNPSPNSQYLMRYLASQYGENTLFGHQRENGNPGAILSPGVLNHTGGIMPSVIGGDLMRYSPSRVERGDSGNGESERLIDWAQQTGGAVTMMWHWNAPSGLIDQPGQEWWRGFYTDSTTFDLGAALANPASNEYQLLIRDIDVISGELQKFKQAGVPVLWRPLHEAQGNDSGAWFWWGNSGPEALKELWGLMHDRMTNHHGLDNLIWVSTTQVEATDWQAWYPGDDLVDVIGVDVYSNADDNMSAQWTELLDEFDGEKMIALTETGSLPPEDVLERYGVAFSYMLPWSEGFLTDDQTPAEVQGIVGDTDVIDLSELPTTPWRVIDSPLSGDFDGDGDVDPDDLAVWRDHYGLQTSTPADANNDGRVDAADYTVWRDAYAQTSVAVPEPSAWLLALIGLSRLTRRGR
- the rpoE_4 gene encoding ECF RNA polymerase sigma factor RpoE, whose product is MTRISYGRMTSHRGLRLGEALGPFALQAAERIGHERPPSPLPKTISHVSEAVLPNVAAGEPGAAERCLDRYGGLVWSLARKYFARRADAEDAVQEAFVSVWENASRFDAAVASETTYVAMIARRRMIDLVRRSNAARRSISQDESRGSEAPPAVEELAAAEPRRIEAGGVALQGIEVAEEAERVRLHLQRLGEDQQRVLRLALCEGQSQTQIAEQTGLPLGTVKSHARRGLKRLRELLSESPNQPLTPNQEAER
- the hyi gene encoding Hydroxypyruvate isomerase codes for the protein MKRREFFATAGAAAAVTSLSTSAMAQAAATDPPPYKLRYAPHFGLFDNLAGKDQVKQLEFAASVGFRDWEDNKMHTRPVEEQQLLADAMERLGIRMGVFVAYGIGAFNKVSFTGSDKKLRDEAVEDIKKAVDVAKRVKAKWMTVVPGAYNNRIEEGYQTAKTIDLLRRCSEVLEPHDLVMVLEPLNWWKNHPGLYLRETHQAYEVCRGVDSPACKILFDIYHQQIQEGNLIPNIDMAWDEIGYFQAGDNPGRKEPGTGEINYRNVFKHIHSKGFEGIVGMEHGKSLGGAEGDRALIDAYRAVDDF
- the psf-1 gene encoding 4'-phosphopantetheinyl transferase psf-1, which translates into the protein MSEWSLAGGRWPGIAIHAWSLEEADPVLSERLGWLNADEVARADAFTRDEPRRHFILARGGLRRLLAERLGISPVEVAFAYGPSGKPCLAGDDPPHFNLAHTGELAVVAIADRPVGIDAEVIRPRKSASDLAARWFHPDEQRRIDSAGDPLAEFYRTWVMKEAALKLVGVGVGESLPKLLTPDDPAGGVATGLPPNELGIAACCVEPLAIGPNYAAALAFTEETR
- the atsA_34 gene encoding Arylsulfatase, producing MPKHFFGSLLLAISLMVSASDAAPNVLLIVTDDQGYGDLACHGNPWLRTPNLDRLRDQSVRLEDYHVDPVCTPTRAALLTGRYCGRVGAWAVTHGRQLLKAGETTLADLFREGGYRTGMFGKWHLGDSWPYDPGSRGFDEVVCCRAGGVDEIGNPVGNDYFDDAYYRNGVAERFEGYCTDVFVGEAIRFIREQAKNAQEKPFFVYLPTNAMHSPFSVADKYADRFREAGLPEKRAKFYGMIENFDENLGKLLGSLDERGVADETLVIFMGDNGTAANSGSEGAFNAGMRGDKGTVYEGGHRVACFARWPAKLRAGTSVERLTSHRDWAPTLVELCGLPNTKGGQFDGISLAPLLLTGESIGWPDRTLVVERQAVHPRLGIGHDPKKGYPHYGVLTERWRMANGELYDHRADPGQTTDMSQDHPEVVQQLHASYRDYFADVYAEVEDDARFQVGVPESPRLEFTARDWRPTRGGVIWETDQLGRDDLFINGYWPLEVKQAGLYAIELSRYPFEAPRAMGADRVTLEIDGVEFVASLGAEATTARVEYSLPAGKVDFKARLRDAKTGRERGPYFVRIEPLNAPGE
- a CDS encoding Anti-sigma-K factor rskA, with the protein product MNATPPNGMSPSDADRLDDLLADRALFGLDAAETAELDRLLTTTGEDDRYDLAAATAAVALAEEEPLPAPLRERVLEAAAANDLRPTRFEPSKRSDWSTLTVLALAAALLAALYLGQPASAPSLVAQRASLIESVEDLVRVDWGPQTDASLEEGLEGESAYGDVVWSDTTQTGYMRFRGLKANDPQVEQYQLWVFDAERDDKHPVDGGVFDIPAGADEAIVAIDAKLPVSKAVLFAITVERPGGVVVSDRSRLPLLAKR
- a CDS encoding Immunogenic protein MPT70 precursor — its product is MLRFALGFALAALTAPAFAGECPHSKQASHHNSHTHHVAKQVTPAAPHQTTGADLVDTAVAAGQFKTLVAAAQAAGLVDALKGEGPLTVFAPTDEAFAKIPAETIQSLLQPENKDQLVKILTYHVVPGRVLAQDVVSLRSAKTLQGGEVAIGVAGGRVFVNNAQVLKTDIETTNGVIHVIDTVIMPAE